In one Shewanella loihica PV-4 genomic region, the following are encoded:
- the ligA gene encoding NAD-dependent DNA ligase LigA: MQAIQDEIKQLTDELNQHNYRYYVDDAPSIPDAEYDRLMRRLQELEAEHPELALADSPTQRVGGEALSKFNQVTHLKPMLSLDNVFSEEEFNAFYKRVGDKLPDTPAFCCEPKLDGLAVSILYRDGVFERAATRGDGTVGEDITENVRTIKSVPLRLRGSGFPPLLEVRGEVFMPKAAFEAVNDKARAKGEKLFVNPRNAAAGSLRQLDSKITASRSLAFYAYALGVVEPETWPLAASHFEQLVQLKEWGCPVSSEVKVCADIPSVLAYYQDILTRRSELAYEIDGVVLKVNDIAQQQTLGFVAKAPRWATAYKFPAQEEITQLEGVDFQVGRTGAVTPVARLQPVFVGGVTVSNATLHNADEIARLGVMIGDSVIIRRAGDVIPQVVAVVPEKRPSDAQAIQFPPQCPVCGSDVERVEGEAVARCTGGLVCEAQRKEAIKHFASRKALDIDGMGDKVVEQLIDKELVASPADLFKLTASAITMLDRMGMKSATNLVNALEAAKQTTFARFLYSLGIREVGEATAANLANYFKTLEHLKQADAETFMKVDDVGVIVAQHLVHFFEQPHNLEVIDGLLQAGVHWPDIEEVAEEALSLKGQTWVLTGTLTQLNRNDAKAKLQALGAKVAGSVSKNTDCLVAGEAAGSKLTKAQELGVKVIDEAELLAILGS; this comes from the coding sequence ATGCAAGCCATACAAGACGAGATTAAACAGTTAACCGACGAGCTTAATCAGCACAACTATCGCTACTATGTCGATGACGCGCCCTCTATTCCCGACGCCGAATATGACCGTCTGATGCGTCGCCTGCAGGAGCTGGAGGCCGAGCATCCCGAGCTGGCGCTGGCCGACTCGCCAACCCAGAGAGTCGGCGGCGAGGCCCTGAGCAAGTTTAATCAGGTGACTCACCTCAAGCCCATGCTGAGCCTGGATAACGTCTTCAGCGAAGAGGAGTTCAACGCCTTCTATAAGCGTGTCGGCGATAAGCTGCCGGATACGCCAGCATTTTGCTGTGAGCCTAAACTCGACGGTCTGGCGGTGAGTATCCTCTATCGCGATGGCGTGTTTGAGCGCGCCGCCACCCGCGGCGATGGCACTGTCGGTGAGGACATTACCGAGAACGTGCGCACCATCAAATCTGTGCCATTGAGACTCAGAGGCAGCGGTTTTCCGCCACTGCTAGAGGTGCGCGGCGAAGTCTTTATGCCTAAGGCAGCTTTCGAGGCGGTCAACGATAAGGCCCGCGCCAAGGGCGAGAAGCTCTTCGTCAACCCGCGTAATGCCGCCGCCGGTAGCCTGCGTCAGCTAGACAGCAAGATCACCGCCAGTCGCTCCTTGGCATTCTATGCCTACGCTCTGGGCGTGGTGGAGCCAGAAACCTGGCCGCTGGCAGCCAGCCATTTCGAGCAGCTGGTGCAGCTTAAAGAGTGGGGCTGTCCGGTGAGCAGTGAAGTCAAGGTATGTGCGGATATCCCCAGTGTGCTGGCCTATTATCAGGACATACTGACCCGTCGTAGCGAGCTGGCCTATGAGATAGATGGCGTGGTGCTTAAGGTGAACGATATCGCCCAGCAGCAGACTCTTGGTTTCGTGGCTAAGGCGCCTCGCTGGGCCACCGCCTATAAGTTTCCGGCCCAGGAGGAGATCACCCAGCTCGAAGGAGTTGACTTCCAGGTGGGGCGTACCGGCGCCGTGACCCCGGTTGCGCGCCTGCAGCCTGTCTTTGTCGGTGGGGTTACGGTCTCCAACGCCACCTTGCATAACGCCGATGAGATCGCCCGTCTCGGGGTGATGATAGGCGATAGCGTGATCATCCGCCGCGCCGGCGATGTGATCCCTCAGGTCGTTGCCGTGGTGCCCGAGAAGCGCCCGAGTGATGCCCAGGCGATCCAGTTCCCGCCGCAATGCCCCGTGTGTGGCAGCGACGTAGAGCGCGTCGAGGGTGAAGCGGTTGCCCGTTGTACCGGCGGCCTCGTTTGTGAGGCCCAGCGTAAGGAAGCAATCAAGCACTTCGCCTCTCGCAAGGCGTTAGATATCGATGGCATGGGTGACAAGGTGGTGGAGCAGCTGATCGATAAGGAGCTGGTGGCCAGCCCTGCGGATCTCTTCAAGCTGACCGCCTCGGCGATCACTATGCTGGATCGCATGGGGATGAAGTCAGCCACTAATTTGGTCAATGCCCTGGAAGCGGCCAAGCAAACTACCTTTGCCCGTTTCCTCTATTCGCTGGGGATCAGGGAGGTGGGCGAAGCCACCGCCGCCAACCTAGCTAACTATTTCAAGACTCTTGAGCATCTCAAGCAGGCGGACGCCGAGACCTTTATGAAGGTTGACGATGTCGGGGTGATCGTCGCCCAGCATCTGGTGCACTTCTTCGAGCAGCCCCATAACCTTGAGGTGATCGATGGCCTGCTGCAGGCCGGTGTGCACTGGCCCGACATCGAAGAGGTTGCCGAAGAGGCGCTCTCCCTGAAGGGGCAGACCTGGGTATTAACCGGCACCCTGACGCAACTCAATCGCAACGATGCCAAGGCTAAGCTGCAGGCATTAGGTGCCAAGGTGGCAGGCAGCGTCTCGAAAAATACCGATTGCTTGGTTGCCGGAGAGGCCGCTGGTTCTAAGTTGACCAAGGCGCAGGAGCTTGGAGTTAAGGTGATCGATGAGGCAGAGCTCTTGGCTATCCTAGGCTCTTAA
- the cysZ gene encoding sulfate transporter CysZ, whose translation MNQKASKPAKSGVNYFLDGFRLIKQPGLRRFVFIPLSVNLVLFAAVIYFAIGQLEQVFQWINGQLPEYLSWLNFLLWPLAVLTLLVVLSFIFSSVMNWIAAPFNGLLAEKVEQYLTGKDLNTGGTIDLIKDLPRILGREWIKLKYYLPRAILFLILFWVPFIGQTAAPVLWFLFSAWMMAIQYCDYPFDNHKVPFNDMKFALNQTKGSSFSFGAAVTLFSMIPIINFIVMPVAICGATSMWVDKYRAAYRNEQIAPE comes from the coding sequence ATGAATCAAAAAGCAAGCAAGCCCGCTAAGAGTGGCGTGAACTATTTTCTCGACGGCTTTCGGCTGATCAAACAACCGGGGCTGAGACGCTTCGTCTTCATCCCGCTGAGCGTCAACCTGGTGCTGTTTGCGGCGGTGATCTACTTCGCCATCGGCCAGCTGGAGCAGGTGTTTCAATGGATCAATGGTCAACTGCCAGAGTACCTGAGCTGGCTGAACTTCCTGCTCTGGCCGCTGGCGGTGCTCACCCTCTTGGTGGTGCTCTCCTTTATCTTCAGCTCCGTCATGAACTGGATAGCCGCCCCCTTCAACGGCCTGCTGGCGGAGAAGGTTGAGCAGTATCTCACCGGCAAAGACCTCAATACCGGCGGCACCATAGATTTGATTAAAGATCTGCCACGCATCCTGGGGCGCGAGTGGATAAAACTGAAATATTACCTGCCCAGAGCCATATTGTTTCTCATCCTCTTCTGGGTGCCTTTTATCGGCCAGACCGCCGCGCCTGTGCTCTGGTTCCTGTTTAGCGCCTGGATGATGGCGATCCAATACTGTGACTATCCCTTCGATAACCACAAGGTGCCTTTTAATGATATGAAGTTTGCCCTCAATCAGACCAAGGGCAGCAGCTTTAGCTTCGGCGCAGCGGTGACCCTGTTTTCGATGATCCCCATTATCAACTTTATCGTGATGCCGGTCGCCATCTGTGGCGCCACCTCTATGTGGGTCGACAAATACCGCGCCGCCTATCGCAATGAGCAGATTGCGCCTGAATAA
- the smc gene encoding chromosome segregation protein SMC: MRLTQIKLAGFKSFVDVTKIPFNQPLTAIIGPNGCGKSNVIDAVRWVLGESSAKHLRGDSMADVIFNGSSARRPVSVASVELSFDNQQGRLGGQYASYQAIAVKRQVSRDGESSYFLNGQKCRRKDITDLFMGTGLGPRSYAIIEQGTISRLIESKPQELRVFIEEAAGISRYKERRRETENRIRHTRENLERLGDIRQELGRQIDKLAEQAEAARQYRALKQTERDQHAQLEVAKYLELSAQSDKLSQEIEAKTLTQSEGDAGREALSRNLTEIKLKLDELERQEQQQVEAFYLNGNQIAKLEQEVKHRQQQDAHLKQRIKQDEEKLALLKAQEQALILARGDLDERQHGAREAHQALQLQLELLDEQLGEVELSLEQAQEAESQAKQAVNQCQLRLELTKGELKHKQSALAQVKSQHQSASRQLEQLSHQDETDNLALQHAQCERLAERLDELKGEIELGAATQSQRQEQARQTQAQVEALSQSLAEERGRLAVVKRILPQEDALQGRALWQAIQVTPGWEAAVDLLLDGLLTQKVSDKHSGMETENESGFELSRSQKWTGLSSEVNLAPWLSRLNWADSLSQAKAMLGSIEDDERIVTADGYIVGNGFVLQKAEQGRQLVQLKAEQQALELSIAASVEAIDERRAVLAEVNQALDEQREALTQLNTSLQGTQLERERLMAQAQATQERIAQQGEQQARLKALLEEQIGELEAVEQSLSELTSRRDQDEAQLTELTRSADSQVAGLADRRAQHKALGRERQALALQSQQLQQSLQAINTEQALSRQQGEQLERQMKELAQELSELQGQLEGQDKLDGKLQADAMAAQLNDALARQGEVQAALDALRLQQAELQNQADEIGAKQKQQLGKLEHLTQAISALKLRREGIKGQIDSQLAQIRSQEVDIAEVQATLDLTVSLSHRQKTLERTKAQIEHLGAINLAAIEEFEQQSQRKAYLDSQDADLAKALGSLEEAIRKIDRETKTRFKETFDKVNQDLGVLFPKVFGGGSAYLALTDDDLLETGVTIMARPPGKKNSTIHLLSGGEKALTALSLVFAIFRLNPAPFCMLDEVDAPLDDANVDRFCRLVKEMSQSVQFVYISHNKITMELADQLIGVTMHEPGVSRIVAVDIDEAVALADAV; this comes from the coding sequence ATGAGACTCACACAGATAAAACTTGCTGGATTTAAGTCGTTTGTCGATGTCACTAAAATCCCTTTTAACCAACCGCTTACGGCAATTATCGGCCCCAATGGCTGTGGCAAGTCCAATGTGATCGACGCGGTGCGCTGGGTGTTGGGCGAAAGTTCTGCCAAGCACCTGCGCGGCGACTCCATGGCTGACGTTATCTTTAACGGCTCCTCGGCCAGACGCCCTGTCTCTGTGGCCAGTGTCGAGCTCAGCTTCGACAATCAGCAGGGCCGTCTGGGCGGTCAGTACGCCAGCTATCAGGCGATCGCCGTAAAACGTCAGGTGAGCCGCGACGGTGAATCCAGTTACTTCCTCAATGGCCAGAAGTGTCGTCGTAAGGACATTACCGATCTCTTCATGGGCACGGGACTCGGTCCGCGCAGCTACGCCATTATCGAGCAGGGCACCATCTCACGGCTTATCGAATCTAAGCCTCAGGAGCTGAGGGTCTTCATAGAAGAGGCCGCCGGCATCTCCCGTTACAAGGAGCGGCGACGCGAAACGGAAAACCGCATCCGCCATACCCGCGAGAACCTCGAACGCTTAGGGGATATCCGTCAGGAGCTGGGCCGACAGATAGACAAGCTCGCCGAGCAGGCCGAGGCTGCGCGTCAATATCGGGCATTGAAACAGACGGAGCGGGATCAACATGCCCAGCTCGAGGTGGCCAAATATCTGGAGCTGAGCGCCCAGTCTGACAAGTTATCCCAGGAGATAGAGGCTAAGACGCTGACCCAGAGCGAGGGCGACGCTGGGCGAGAAGCCCTGTCGCGCAACTTGACCGAGATTAAACTCAAACTCGATGAGCTTGAGCGCCAGGAGCAGCAACAGGTCGAGGCCTTCTATCTCAATGGCAATCAGATCGCCAAGCTCGAACAGGAGGTCAAGCATCGTCAGCAGCAAGATGCGCACCTCAAGCAGCGTATCAAACAGGACGAAGAGAAGCTGGCGCTGCTAAAGGCTCAGGAGCAGGCGCTCATATTGGCGCGCGGCGATCTCGATGAACGTCAGCACGGTGCCAGGGAGGCTCATCAGGCGTTGCAGCTGCAGCTCGAGCTACTCGATGAGCAGCTTGGCGAGGTTGAGTTATCCCTGGAGCAGGCACAGGAAGCCGAGAGCCAAGCCAAGCAGGCGGTTAACCAATGTCAGCTACGCCTGGAGCTCACCAAGGGGGAGCTCAAGCATAAGCAGAGCGCCCTGGCTCAGGTAAAGTCGCAACATCAGAGCGCGTCACGCCAGCTTGAGCAGTTATCCCATCAGGATGAAACCGACAATCTTGCGCTGCAACATGCTCAGTGTGAACGGCTCGCCGAGCGGCTCGATGAGCTGAAGGGCGAGATAGAGCTGGGGGCCGCCACTCAGTCTCAGCGACAGGAGCAGGCGCGCCAGACCCAGGCGCAGGTCGAAGCCCTGTCGCAGTCCTTGGCCGAGGAGCGGGGACGCCTGGCGGTGGTCAAACGTATCTTACCTCAGGAAGATGCGCTTCAGGGCCGCGCCCTCTGGCAGGCGATTCAGGTCACGCCTGGCTGGGAAGCGGCGGTCGACCTGTTGCTCGACGGTCTGCTCACCCAGAAGGTGAGTGACAAGCACAGCGGAATGGAAACAGAGAATGAGAGCGGCTTTGAGTTAAGCAGATCTCAGAAGTGGACTGGCCTCAGCAGCGAGGTCAACCTGGCGCCCTGGCTGTCCAGACTCAATTGGGCCGATAGCCTGAGTCAGGCTAAGGCCATGCTGGGGTCAATCGAAGATGACGAGCGCATAGTGACCGCCGATGGCTACATCGTCGGTAACGGCTTTGTGCTGCAAAAGGCCGAGCAGGGCCGCCAGCTGGTACAGCTCAAGGCCGAGCAGCAGGCGCTTGAGCTCAGCATAGCGGCCAGTGTCGAGGCGATAGATGAGCGCAGGGCGGTGCTTGCCGAGGTCAATCAGGCCTTGGATGAGCAGCGTGAGGCGCTCACCCAGCTTAATACCAGTTTGCAGGGGACGCAGCTTGAGCGTGAACGCCTGATGGCACAGGCTCAGGCGACTCAGGAGCGTATCGCCCAGCAAGGGGAGCAGCAAGCCAGGCTGAAGGCCTTGCTCGAAGAGCAGATCGGCGAGCTAGAAGCCGTGGAGCAAAGCCTAAGTGAGCTGACAAGTCGTCGCGATCAAGACGAGGCGCAGCTGACTGAGCTGACGCGCTCAGCCGACAGCCAGGTGGCAGGACTTGCCGATCGCCGCGCTCAGCATAAGGCGCTGGGCCGCGAGCGTCAGGCGTTGGCGCTGCAGTCCCAGCAGCTACAGCAGTCGCTGCAGGCGATCAATACCGAGCAGGCGCTTAGCCGTCAGCAGGGTGAGCAGCTCGAGCGGCAGATGAAGGAGCTGGCCCAAGAGCTGAGCGAGCTTCAAGGGCAACTCGAGGGGCAGGATAAGCTAGATGGTAAGCTGCAAGCCGATGCCATGGCGGCCCAGCTCAATGATGCCTTGGCGCGTCAGGGGGAGGTGCAGGCGGCGCTCGATGCATTGCGTCTGCAGCAGGCTGAGCTGCAAAATCAAGCAGACGAGATCGGCGCCAAACAAAAACAACAACTTGGCAAGTTAGAGCACTTGACTCAAGCCATCAGCGCGTTAAAGTTACGTCGCGAAGGGATAAAAGGTCAAATTGACAGTCAGTTAGCCCAGATCAGGAGCCAGGAGGTGGATATCGCCGAGGTGCAGGCAACGCTGGATCTGACTGTGAGCCTGAGTCATCGTCAGAAGACGCTTGAGCGCACAAAGGCGCAGATCGAACATCTTGGCGCGATAAATTTGGCGGCGATTGAAGAGTTCGAGCAGCAGAGTCAACGCAAGGCCTATCTCGACAGTCAGGATGCGGACTTGGCCAAGGCCCTCGGCAGCCTGGAGGAGGCGATCCGCAAGATCGACCGCGAGACCAAGACGCGCTTTAAGGAGACCTTCGATAAGGTCAACCAAGATCTTGGTGTGCTGTTTCCTAAGGTGTTCGGCGGCGGCAGTGCCTATCTGGCGCTGACCGATGATGATCTGCTGGAGACTGGCGTGACCATCATGGCCAGACCGCCGGGGAAAAAGAATAGTACGATTCACCTGCTTTCGGGTGGAGAAAAAGCATTAACCGCTTTATCATTGGTATTTGCGATTTTCAGGCTGAATCCGGCGCCTTTTTGTATGTTGGATGAGGTCGATGCACCGCTCGATGATGCCAATGTCGACAGGTTCTGCCGACTGGTAAAAGAGATGTCTCAGAGCGTGCAATTTGTTTATATTAGTCACAATAAGATCACCATGGAATTGGCCGATCAACTAATAGGTGTCACTATGCACGAGCCAGGGGTTTCACGCATAGTTGCCGTCGATATCGATGAGGCGGTGGCATTAGCCGACGCAGTATAA
- the zipA gene encoding cell division protein ZipA, with protein sequence MENLQLVLFVLGAVAIIAVLVHGFWSIRRQQPKSLKESPMTGLYTDKTRDSDGFDADGVGPVRVVKNNAEQGIPKATSTSRATPFGARAQESEPADVSPSFSLSDEPKQKAPRSRQEPVMSATPNEEVSDAHLEQMELGLGQAPAQPSLFEDPVTERKQEAVRPAPRVEAPQSVAPASVEPVSVEPEPAPKVAEETPLGDPQDVLVLHVVAKEGEALNGAELLPSLLTLNFKFGDMDIFHRHEDNAGTGKVLFSLANMVKPGVFNPDEMEQFTTQGIVLFMTLPCYGDPLMNFSIMLNSAHQLADDLGGEVLDGGRGAWSEQTKQSYLQRIRAQM encoded by the coding sequence ATGGAAAATTTGCAACTGGTATTGTTCGTGTTAGGCGCGGTAGCCATTATCGCGGTACTTGTGCATGGTTTTTGGTCCATTAGGCGGCAGCAACCTAAATCATTAAAAGAATCGCCCATGACAGGGCTATACACAGATAAGACACGTGACAGTGACGGTTTCGACGCCGATGGCGTTGGCCCTGTAAGAGTCGTTAAAAACAACGCAGAGCAAGGCATTCCCAAGGCCACCTCGACCAGTCGTGCCACACCTTTTGGTGCACGCGCGCAAGAGAGCGAGCCAGCAGATGTCTCGCCTAGCTTCTCCCTGTCGGATGAGCCTAAGCAGAAGGCGCCGCGTTCGCGTCAAGAGCCGGTGATGTCGGCCACTCCTAACGAGGAAGTTAGCGACGCCCATCTCGAGCAGATGGAGCTTGGCCTGGGTCAGGCTCCGGCGCAGCCTTCGCTGTTTGAAGATCCGGTTACCGAGCGTAAGCAGGAAGCAGTGCGTCCCGCACCGAGAGTCGAAGCGCCTCAGTCAGTAGCGCCTGCGTCTGTAGAGCCAGTGTCTGTTGAACCAGAGCCAGCGCCAAAAGTGGCCGAAGAGACGCCGCTTGGCGATCCACAGGATGTATTGGTGCTGCACGTGGTGGCTAAAGAGGGTGAGGCCCTTAATGGCGCCGAGCTGCTACCTAGCCTGCTAACCCTCAACTTCAAGTTTGGCGATATGGATATTTTCCATCGTCATGAGGATAATGCTGGTACAGGCAAGGTGCTGTTTTCATTGGCTAACATGGTTAAGCCTGGGGTATTCAACCCAGATGAGATGGAGCAGTTTACCACTCAGGGCATAGTGCTTTTTATGACGCTGCCTTGTTATGGCGATCCTCTGATGAATTTCTCCATCATGCTTAACTCGGCCCATCAGCTTGCCGATGATCTAGGCGGCGAAGTGCTCGACGGTGGTCGCGGCGCCTGGAGCGAGCAGACCAAACAGTCTTACCTGCAGCGCATTCGCGCGCAGATGTGA
- a CDS encoding RDD family protein: MPSTAHQSASPDSAKKSKTKAPNSKDRKTKDPKSKDPKTIVTPFAFHVAPELLYTPLASPLKRGLAMLIDGLLISVLAEQAGALFILLVGLTLVIERRSHQLGKALKWGLYLAMLLMTIWVTSDNIISYGDADKGKDGEKVAQTTGQQAESLNALKVMPQIIALSLCEEASCADEKLTKLLSAMDSLEASDREKVALASQLIDELSLPSQEKQALMQRLKQAYPNGFAVKQGEVKQDAVKPEALQQEALKQETVKQSTVEQEASESSQQALMDEPAALGIDPDKLDEEEDKPSPYSLLEWAKGILNDLGLGFGWAAFYFTIFTAWFDGQTLGKKLLNIRVVPLDASSISLWDAFGRYGGYGAGFATGLLGFLQIYWDANRQAIQDKISETVVVDLSKPREIPAEESSPEVYGGA; the protein is encoded by the coding sequence ATGCCGAGCACAGCGCATCAATCTGCGAGCCCTGATTCAGCTAAAAAATCTAAGACAAAAGCTCCAAACTCCAAAGATCGTAAGACCAAAGATCCTAAGAGCAAGGACCCTAAGACAATAGTCACCCCCTTCGCCTTTCATGTAGCGCCAGAGCTGCTCTATACCCCGCTGGCCTCGCCACTCAAGCGTGGCCTAGCGATGCTGATCGATGGTTTGCTGATTAGCGTATTAGCTGAGCAGGCCGGCGCCCTGTTTATTCTCCTGGTCGGTTTAACCTTAGTGATTGAGCGTCGCAGCCATCAACTGGGCAAGGCTTTGAAGTGGGGCCTCTATCTTGCCATGCTCTTGATGACAATCTGGGTCACCAGCGACAACATCATCTCCTACGGCGATGCGGATAAAGGTAAAGACGGGGAGAAAGTGGCGCAAACTACGGGTCAGCAGGCGGAGTCGCTGAATGCACTTAAGGTCATGCCGCAGATAATAGCCCTTAGCCTGTGTGAGGAGGCAAGCTGCGCCGACGAGAAATTAACTAAGCTGCTTAGCGCGATGGACAGCTTAGAGGCAAGCGACAGGGAGAAAGTGGCGCTGGCATCTCAGCTGATCGACGAGCTGTCTCTGCCGAGTCAGGAAAAACAAGCACTGATGCAGCGCCTAAAGCAGGCTTACCCTAATGGCTTTGCTGTAAAGCAAGGCGAGGTTAAGCAAGACGCGGTGAAGCCAGAAGCACTGCAGCAAGAAGCACTGAAGCAAGAGACGGTGAAACAAAGCACGGTGGAGCAAGAGGCAAGCGAGTCAAGCCAACAAGCCTTAATGGATGAGCCAGCAGCGCTCGGGATTGACCCGGATAAACTTGATGAGGAGGAAGATAAGCCTTCGCCCTACAGCCTGCTGGAATGGGCCAAAGGCATCTTAAACGATCTCGGGCTCGGCTTTGGCTGGGCCGCCTTCTACTTCACTATCTTTACCGCCTGGTTCGATGGTCAGACACTGGGTAAGAAGCTGCTCAACATTCGGGTGGTGCCGCTGGATGCCTCATCTATCTCGTTATGGGATGCCTTTGGGCGATATGGTGGTTATGGCGCCGGTTTCGCCACAGGTTTACTCGGATTCCTACAGATATATTGGGATGCTAACCGTCAGGCGATTCAAGATAAGATCTCAGAAACTGTCGTTGTTGATCTCTCTAAGCCAAGAGAAATCCCAGCAGAGGAGAGCTCCCCTGAGGTATACGGTGGCGCCTGA
- a CDS encoding HD-GYP domain-containing protein, with product MARTEPIQLPLSKLQTGITVKLPLSWKNHPFLFNRIKIEEEAQIELIKSLGVPYVLLVSGEELLEEESEEGDEQAEKAEEVVDPIVEAKRNVRKSLRLSQKRFIDCVNECRSTFSKIASDPEGAYREAASLVESLIEHMFEYEQTHLALVTAGESDNSVTQHGISVAVLALMIARAMELPKSDMRDIALGCLFHDIGKLKVPESIRRKKTQLTASEANFLKMHPNFGYEMLNKTGLFNKAVLSIVLHHHEFIDGSGFPDGLTEKKIPIITQLVSLANDYDGQLWAEESRSPQIALGYLFKNHAGKHSETLIAVLVKLLGIYPPGTLVRLSDGDVGKVMVTTQSVKQPQVWACHPDGSEPGLRFLSQEEVFVDSVLKLEELTEGAMRVLQADSGISFYFAGTP from the coding sequence GTGGCCAGAACTGAGCCGATACAATTACCCCTGTCTAAGTTACAAACAGGTATCACTGTTAAGTTACCCTTGTCTTGGAAAAACCATCCTTTCCTTTTTAACCGCATCAAGATTGAAGAAGAGGCGCAGATAGAGCTGATCAAGAGTCTTGGCGTGCCCTATGTTCTGTTGGTGTCGGGCGAAGAACTGCTGGAAGAGGAGAGTGAGGAGGGGGACGAGCAGGCTGAAAAGGCTGAAGAGGTGGTGGATCCCATCGTAGAAGCCAAACGTAATGTGCGGAAGTCTCTGCGTCTGAGTCAGAAGCGCTTCATCGATTGTGTCAACGAGTGTCGCTCGACCTTTAGCAAGATAGCCAGCGATCCCGAGGGCGCCTATCGTGAGGCCGCCTCGCTGGTGGAGTCCCTCATCGAGCATATGTTTGAGTATGAACAGACCCACCTGGCGTTAGTGACCGCAGGTGAGAGCGATAATAGCGTGACCCAACACGGCATCTCGGTGGCGGTATTGGCGCTGATGATCGCCAGGGCCATGGAGCTGCCCAAATCGGATATGCGCGACATCGCCCTGGGCTGCCTGTTCCATGACATAGGTAAGCTCAAGGTACCCGAGTCTATCCGGCGCAAGAAGACACAGTTAACGGCTTCCGAGGCCAATTTCCTCAAGATGCACCCCAACTTTGGCTACGAGATGCTCAACAAGACGGGCCTGTTTAATAAGGCGGTGCTCAGCATCGTCCTGCATCATCACGAGTTTATCGATGGCTCTGGCTTTCCCGATGGCCTGACAGAGAAGAAGATCCCCATCATCACCCAGCTGGTGAGCCTGGCGAATGATTATGACGGTCAGCTGTGGGCCGAAGAGAGCCGCTCGCCTCAGATAGCCCTGGGTTATCTGTTTAAGAATCATGCGGGGAAACATTCGGAAACGCTGATCGCCGTGTTGGTCAAGCTGCTGGGGATCTATCCGCCGGGCACTCTGGTGCGTCTCAGCGATGGCGATGTCGGTAAGGTGATGGTCACCACTCAATCGGTGAAACAGCCTCAGGTGTGGGCCTGTCATCCCGACGGCAGCGAGCCCGGCCTGCGTTTCCTCAGTCAGGAGGAGGTGTTTGTCGATAGCGTGCTAAAGCTAGAAGAATTAACCGAAGGTGCAATGCGCGTGTTACAGGCCGACAGTGGAATTAGTTTTTATTTTGCTGGCACCCCCTAG
- a CDS encoding DUF2919 domain-containing protein translates to MNFGHINWLDDKGHFKPPLMLYLMLAFIARGWCVFIASLTQASDRAGLVALIYPQKSDFLMALAAGVGGLFLYGLVIAERKRAPLWLRPAFNQLKPLLIALLMVDAGLLLQRLIHNHFLYSWSFGLDALFLFWSLLYIAKSKHLKYYLQDWRNQTD, encoded by the coding sequence TTGAATTTTGGACATATTAATTGGTTAGACGATAAGGGACACTTTAAGCCGCCGCTTATGTTGTACCTGATGCTGGCCTTTATCGCCAGGGGATGGTGCGTGTTTATCGCCTCCCTGACTCAGGCCAGCGATCGAGCCGGTTTGGTCGCCCTCATCTATCCGCAAAAGTCTGACTTTCTGATGGCCTTGGCCGCAGGCGTCGGTGGCTTATTTCTCTATGGATTAGTGATCGCCGAGCGTAAACGCGCTCCACTCTGGTTAAGACCCGCCTTTAATCAACTTAAACCTCTGCTGATCGCGCTCTTGATGGTAGATGCCGGCCTGTTGTTGCAGCGCCTGATTCATAACCATTTTCTCTATAGCTGGAGTTTCGGTCTGGACGCGCTGTTTCTCTTCTGGAGCCTGCTCTATATCGCCAAGTCGAAGCACCTCAAATACTACCTGCAGGATTGGCGCAATCAGACGGATTAG